In the Portunus trituberculatus isolate SZX2019 chromosome 21, ASM1759143v1, whole genome shotgun sequence genome, one interval contains:
- the LOC123507181 gene encoding zinc finger protein 43-like: MSSSMQQRDQYLPRDGEWKVECIIVDDEEDVEVDVLFVSVGHVSVASQTDSEYFDACHSDIPGVPIFYCGQPSPGTATTQCLIPYLTDACVGTDTPGTHFAQSQGTPSHKPAASSSGVALKKAALKLKINEGSPDTLSRRPLPPTAPAKTKTATQAFPATIQKRGRKRKVLPSREQKNSTRHIPAVSSKTSGKRSRRKKRDNDYEYDLGDSEGDADQVLRDECDNVDQDWSADKEPRDDGSETDGDEKESLRDKKLDWKATKDECGEGVDYKTLMDKVVNYGESSEEYDDEEDNNGDGYEECDNKHDIEKSNRVMRIGINDLDSESSTTRQQRKHSEKAKQKYHQEKVVKEDGRVMYQCLKCNEEFEMRIHLRKHRKVHAAKVRIYECSYCDKVFTEARRYYSHVALHNRHFECQVCQRQFSLLGNLKKHLATHEDAPDQVCEVCGCQFSTPDELQHHHQTQHQDDNVQEYKMECEHCGKKYVREEAYKQHTSNAPYKCSLCEVSVGCETKLKTHVRTQHGQSVCEFCGKSFKKNSLIHHIKIVHREACVPCPHCPKKFTYRSKMLAHLDANHSQEKKYKCGICGYTARTVNTINLHRRRRHQDPALSPQYSCKLCTRRFHLPSKLALHYRVHTGEKPYKCQSCGKAFANKYNRAEHERCVHGERMLLHHPDGTSSVQVVKHRRAPRAPGRRCELCGLDLPTCWALVTHIKEQHNAQTLPSAPPEEDVAVATLEAQEGEMGTVVGEYEVSGDPVKCESVVDSGEQDLLLAATSDVVSIPEYATHVEIDGVEYQVLRQ; the protein is encoded by the exons ATGTCCAGCAGCATGCAGCAGAGGGACCAGTACCTCCCCCGGGATGGTGAGTGGAAGGTGGAGTGCATAATTGTGGACGATGAagaagatgtggaggtggatgtgTTGTTTGTCAGTGTGGGGCATGTGTCAGTGGCCTCACAGACTGACTCGGAGTATTTTGACGCCTGCCATTCAGACATTCCTGGTGTGCCTATATTCTACTGTGGGCAGCCATCACCAGGCACTGCCACCACACAGTGCCTCATTCCATACCTGACAGATGCATGTGTTGGCACTGACACTCCAGGGACACACTTTGCTCAGAGCCAAGGAACACCATCACACAAGccagctgcctcctcctctggtGTTGCTCTCAAGAAAGCAGCTCTGAAGTTGAAAataaatg AGGGATCACCAGACACATTGAGCAGAAGACCATTGCCCCCAACAGCTCCAGCAAAGACCAAGACTGCCACACAAGCCTTTCCTGCCACTATTCAGaagagaggcagaaaaagaaaggttTTGCCTAGCAGAGAACAGAAAAATTCCACTAGACACATTCCAGCAGTATCATCTAAGACCTCAGGAAAGCGGAGCAGGAGAAAAAAGCGAGATAATGACTATGAGTATGATTTAGGCGATAGTGAAGGGGATGCTGACCAAGTGCTGAGAGATGAGTGTGATAATGTAGATCAGGACTGGAGCGCAGATAAGGAGCCAAGGGATGATGGCAGTGAGACAGacggagatgagaaagaaagccTCAGGGATAAAAAGTTAGACTGGAAGGCCACAAAAGATGAGTGTGGTGAGGGAGTGGATTACAAAACACTGATGGACAAGGTGGTTAATTATGGTGAAAGTAGTGAGgaatatgatgatgaggaggacaaCAATGGTGATGGTTATGAGGAGTGTGACAACAAACATGACATCGAGAAGAGTAACAGAGTGATGAGAATAGGAATAAATGACCTAGACTCTGAGAGCAGTACTACCAGACAGCAAAGAAAACATTCTGAGAAGGCAAAACAAAAGTACCACCAGGAGAAGGTAGtgaaggaggatgggagggtaaTGTACCAGTGTCTTAAATGTAATGAAGAGTTTGAAATGCGGATTCATCTCAGAAAACATCGGAAAGTGCACGCAGCAAAGGTGAGGATATATGAGTGTAGTTATTGTGACAAGGTGTTCACTGAGGCTCGCAGGTATTACTCACATGTAGCCTTGCATAACCGCCACTTTGAATGTCAGGTGTGCCAGCGACAGTTTTCACTTCTTGGTAACCTGAAAAAACATCTCGCCACTCATGAGGATGCTCCAGACCAGGTGTGCGAGGTGTGTGGCTGTCAGTTCTCAACCCCTGACGAgctgcagcaccaccaccagacacaacaCCAGGACGACAATGTTCAGGAGTATAAGATGGAGTGTGAGCATTGTGGAAAGAAGTATGTGCGTGAAGAAGCATATAAGCAACACACAAGTAATGCGCCATACAAATGCTCTCTGTGTGAAGTGTCAGTAGGCTGTGAAACCAAACTCAAGACTCATGTGAGAACTCAACATGGCCagagtgtgtgtgaattttgtgGAAAGTCTTTCAAAAAAAACTCCCTCATCCATCACATCAAGATAGTGCATCGGGAGGCCTGTGTCCCTTGCCCGCACTGCCCCAAGAAGTTCACCTACCGCTCCAAGATGCTTGCCCACCTCGATGCCAACCATTCACAGGAGAAGAAGTATAAGTGTGGCATTTGTGGTTACACAGCACGCACTGTCAACACAATTAACttgcaccgccgccgccgccaccaggaCCCTGCCTTGTCTCCACAGTACAGCTGCAAGTTGTGCACACGCAGATTTCACCTTCCATCCAAGCTAGCCCTGCACTACCGTGTGCACACCGGGGAGAAGCCCTACAAGTGCCAGTCCTGTGGCAAGGCCTTCGCCAACAAGTACAACAGGGCAGAGCATGAGCGCTGTGTCCATGGGGAGCGCATGCTGCTGCACCATCCTGACGGCACCTCCTCTGTACAGGTTGTCAAGCACCGACGGGCACCTCGAGCACCAGGCCGCCGCTGTGAACTGTGTGGCCTTGACCTGCCCACCTGCTGGGCTTTGGTGACTCACATAAAGGAGCAGCATAATGCACAGACCCTGCCCAGTGCACCTCCCGAGGAAGATGTGGCAGTGGCAACCCTGGAGGCTCAGGAGGGTGAGATGGGGACTGTGGTGGGGGAGTATGAGGTGAGTGGTGATCCAGTGAAGTGTGAGTCAGTAGTGGACAGTGGGGAGCAGGACCTATTGTTGGCAGCAACCTCTGATGTAGTGAGCATTCCGGAGTACGCCACACATGTGGAGATTGATGGTGTGGAGTACCAGGTCTTGCGGCAATGA